The genomic stretch ggaatgagtgtgactagcttctagtgtctttccccacagacggcgccaattgttccgggtgtaattccagagcaagtatcgttaccacccgtggcttgtagaataatgtcttgagctgaacccttcttgcctttatcgttcctctcggcctctcctgcaacaatgaacgaactgagggcttggctttgtgccaagcgtactcactccgacgctcaagtcagtaaacctaaaggattaagttgtgttacttggctaggtatgtattgtagagagataaggaagatattaccagatgaatagtgtatttaggttaagttgtgggatcctttcctcaatgaaggttgaggagtatttataggctttcaccttttgtcacgtagtggccaagtggccaagtggctagcggtggaaagatcgatctacccctcggccgagggacctatagCGGCGgcggcgggccatgttgactcaccgccgagggtcttggatatgagtacgcgggtatgtgtcccagctggcaggttgtcacgccgagacccagcTAACAGCCGATGGGTCGCATCGGCTAAGCGATCGAgttgttgacttctttgtggatatctttgaccttgttcaatatgttgacttggtcagcggtgcagaatatgccccatcatatatatacattgattgattgatttggtaGATTAATTGGTAATTTGGCGAATTAATAAGTAAATGAGTAGTTTATCGAGTAATTGAAACGGTAAGTAACGATTTAGTAGAGCTTCCAAAATGTAGAGATACAACACAGAAAACCGAAAAATTCAAAGTACACCGTTAAAtatcttttttttgttttaagaaaaaagaaaaaaggaatcCTTTTTTCCCAAATTCCccacaaacaaaaccaaatcTATGATTAACCACTACCTCTTCCGCGACTATAATCTCCATTACCACCATCTCCGGTACCGCTGACTCCACCGAACCACTATAGTCTCCATTATAACAATCAAGAAACTTACGATAACAGACCGTCTTATTAAACAatttttaaatgagaatttgtgtatggGCAGGTCTTCGTTGAGTAGTCCACTCCTACCGAGCCGAAGCCAGACCCGATACCGTTGTATACTTGTATCTCCTCAATTTTGTGGAAGAAACAAGAAGTGCAACAATGGCGGCGAAATCTGTAAACCCACCATCACTGACTGACCTCCTAAACCTCCTTCAAACATTCTTCAAAGTGAATAAATTCTCAGATGCAAGATCACATTTACTCTCATACATTTCAAAAGATTCCCAAAATACCCTTCACAAACACCTTCTTCATCCTTCAAATCAACACCCTCCTCCTACAAGAGCACTCCTTGACACCTCCATTGGTGCATATTCTCAATTAGGTAATCCCCATTTTGCCCTTCATGTTTTCAAGAAAATGAAGCGTCTTAAACTCAAACCTAAGTTGCAAACTTGCAATACTTTACTTAATTCTTTGGTTAAGTACCCTTCTTCTCATTCTCTTGTTACTTGTAAGGAACTCTTTGATGATATGGGCATTCTTGGTATTATCCCTAATGTTAAAACTTTTAATATTTTGATTAATGGATATTGCTCGGAATTTAGGTTTAAGGATGCTATGGATATGTTGGCGCTTATGGCTGATTTTGATTGTTCCCCTGATAATATTACTTATAATACTATATTAGATGCTTTGTGTAAGAAAGGTAGGTTGAATGATGTTAGGGATTTGTTGGCTGATATGAAAGGTAAAGGCTTGCTTCCGAATCGTAATACTTATAACATTTTGGTTCATGGTTATTGTAAGATGGGCTGGTTGAAGGAGGCCTCCCAAGTTATCGACTTGATGATGAACAATAACTTGTTGCCTGATGTTTGGACTTATAATATGTTGGTTGCTGGTTCCTGTAATGAGGGTAAGATCGGTGAGGCGCTTAGGATGAAGGATGAGATGCATAAGTTGAAGTTAACGCCGGATGTTGTTACTTATAATACTTTGATTAATGGTTGCCTTAAGTGTAGGGATGGTGATGAGGCATTTAGGTTGCTAGATGAAATGACCAAGGTGGGAGTGCAGAAAAACGCCGTCACTTATAATGTGATTATCAACTGGTTTTGCAAGGATAAGAAGATTGACGAAGCTACTAATGCACTACGGGAAATGGAGGAGTCTGGCCTTTCTCCTGATTGTGTTACTTTTAATACTTTGATTAGTGCATATTGTAAAGCCGGGAACTTTGGAGAGGCTTTCAAGACAATGGAACGTATGGGTAGGAGGGGTTATAAGATGGATATATTTACATTGAATACTTTTCTTCATTCTCTTTGTGAGGAAAAGAAACTTGACGAGGCTTATGAACTGCTCCATAGTGCTTCTAGACGAGGGTATGTGCTCGATGAAGTGAGCTACGGGACTTTGGTAGCAGGATACTTCAAGGATGATAAGGAGGCGGTTGCTTTGAAGGTCTGGGATGAGATGAAAGAGAAAGGGATCATCCCGAGTATTGCCACTTATAATTCTGTGATTGGTGGACTGTGTAAAACAGGGAAAACTGACCAAGCAATCGGCAAGCTGGATGAACTTCTAGAAAATGGACTGTTCCCAGATGAGATTACGTACAACACTATCATCCATGGTTACTGCTGGGAGAGTAAGTTGGAGCAGGCTTTTCAATTCCACAACAGAATGGTCGAAAATTCGTTTAAGCCTAATGTTTATACATGTAATATACTTTTGCGTGGACTTTGTTCTGATGGGATGCTGGAGAAAGCCATTAAGCTTTTTCATACATGGATCTCTAAAGGGAAGGAAGTTGATGCGGTCACCTACAACACATTGATAGCATGTCTGTGCAAGGAAGGAAGATTTGAGGATGCGTTGGAGCTTGTCAATGACATGGTGAATAATAAGTTGGAACCAGATAAATATACATATAACGCCATTTTCAATGCCCTGATTGGTGCAGGGAGAACAGCAGAAGCAGAAGAGTTCAGGGAATCGATGATTAAAACTGGGAAGTTATCAGATCAGTCCCTGCAGCCTGAAAAAGCTGAAATGGATGGTACTGATGTGGCTGGTTCGGAACATGTTTCATGTTCTAGAGACCTTTCAAAACAGATTAATCAACTGTGTGTAGAAGGTAAGTACAAAGAAGCTATGAACATATATGAAGAGGCTTCCCAAGAAGGGATAGCAGTAGATAAGACAACTTATTTCACTCTAATTGAAGGTCTTCTTAAGAGAAGAAAAGGCATATCAAAGGGACCTCAGCCACAATGAGCATTTTGATGGTTTCCTTTCTATAGGGAAAGCTTTTTCTATGGGGTGCGAAGTACTTAACTTAcctatatttattttatatagttCTTTCCCCTATTATTAAGCTAGTTGTTGACATTTTTGGTACGTTTTATATTATAGTATTTGATACTAAAAATGATCTACAAGCAAGATGCACGATGATGTGGGCTAATCATTGAGGGAAATGTGTGTTAAACCACCCAAATTAAGCTACTCGAAATCCAGAAGATGAGGAGCTGATAAGTTGCTTCAAGGCCTAATTTTTTTTACTAATCTTCTCATCATTAATAAAAGTCCAGATTATTGGCAGTGGACTTATTTTTGTCAATTAATGAGCTTTGTGCTAGTATTAGTTAGTTTAGCTTTAGATTAGTTTTAGGTTTTACTTGGTAGTTTTGAGCTTTGTTCGTGGTTCGTTTATGGACGGCTTCGGACATACTTTTGCACACTTATGTTCTTTCTTTCCAATTTAATAAGACTAagtttcttcttcccttttactcttatttattaatataatcatGTTCTTACTTATTATGTTAtgattagttttagattaattaGTGAGTAGTGATTTTTCTAGTGTTTATATCGTCGCTAATTAGTACAAGCATGTTTTAATTGTTGAACCGATTGCAAATTTGTTTATTTGAGTTTGATTGCAAATATATTCACGGGGATGTCTTTAGATTCCCTTAGTACAAATCTGTCCTGGCAGCTGCTCTAGGATCGGGTACCCAGCTGTTTACTCTGTAAGTATTTGGTTAACTTTTGTTGTGTTTATGGACTGGGAGGAGCTGAAAACCTAACCCTGTCTTCTATTTGTTTGCAGCACGATTTTTATATTTCTCCTGGCACTAGTTGGGGTGTTTTATCTGTACAATCGAGGAGCACTATTCACAGCATTGGTCGTCATTTATGCTCTCACCTCTGGAATTGCGGGCAACACTGCAACGTCCTTTTATTGCCAGCTTGAAGGAGCTAATTGGGTATGCAATATGTTTCACCCTATCACCTTTTAAATTGTGCTCATTTAAGTATAGAAGCCGGTGATTCTAAGAAATAactctttatttatttgattctGGCAGGTTAGAAATTTGTTGTTGACTGGTTTCCTATTTTACGGACCTTTGTTTCTCACCTTTTGCTTCCTGAACACCGTGGCGATAGTTTACACTGCCACTGCCGCCCTTCCTTTTGGTATCATTGTGGTGATAAATCCTAATCTGGTAGCAAAGCAGAGTTCCACGGATGACTGATTAAGGATTCTCATACATTTCATTTCAAAGCAACTCATTATAATTCTGATCATGTATGGCTGATTAATATGCTTGTTTGATGTTATGGCAGCCCGGTGTTCACACACTTAGCAGGGAGGACTTCAGTGTGGAAGGCGTTGTCGTCAGAGGTGCTGGAGGCAGCTTTCAATGTGCCTTCAGATGTGGAGAAGCAGTTCCGATCAAAGAGGACTTCTGATGCCTTCTTCTTCCCTCCAAATTAGAGAGATGGAAAATTAATCAACAGTATTATTATATTAGAAACTATTACGTAGGATTTAGCAGTGTTGTGCTACTGCAATTAGCTAATAAATTTCATCTGCTGGCTTCTTTAGTTTTATTTACATGGATTTTGAACCAAAAAGCATTTTCAATATGATTCTTGCCTTGACAGTTTATTTATTCGTTTGTTTATTTATGAATCGTGATCTTCTCTGAGTACTCCGTAAGAGCCAGCCCTCTTGGCTCTCACTTCTCAAGTTCTCAtctgaactaattaacatatggATTAGTTCTTGTCCAAGGGAAAATAAATTAGTCACCACCATCATAGATTGTAACCTATTGTAAGACGTCACAAATGAGAATCTGTGAATTTAGTCATTTACGTATACTATTGAGCTAGCAGCAGTAGcagctttgttttttttttttttttttttttttggtcattcgaagcgcgcacttagtcgcattacaatataGGGGTGGGGGGATTCGAACCTGGGAGTCTgggacctattgtccacaatacctccgtcaaccactagactaagacatcttcggtGCAGTAGTAGCTTATTAGGAGTGCTATTTTTCCGTGTTAAGATCTTTTAGAGTTTAAAATCCGGAGCTGATAGAGTAAATTACTACTCTGAAGGCCCATGCCCAAACCCGACTCAGACTGAACCAACCCGCGAGACCGCGACGGTAAAAACTCAGCGCCCTTTTAACGAACTTTGTTTCAGAAATCAAACACTGGCAACTTGATAAAATTCATTACACTTCCCCACATCATGTTCAAGTTCCGCGCCCTCAATCTCATACCTCCATTACTTTTCACCCAAATCCGAAAATTAACCACCCGTACCCGAACCCGTGCACGACTCCGTCCCCGGACACGCAcccagactcggactcagactcggactcgagTTGACGATCAACCGCTGAAACGACGCAAACCGAAACCGATACCGATACCCTTCATTGCTGATGTGAAGCAACTGGATAACCCAGATGAAGCTCTATCTCTTCTCCATGATTACACTAAAATGGGTATCAAACATGATTACCCTTCTTACTCTTGTCTTCTATATAAACTAGCTCGTTCTAGAAGCTTCCATCTTGTCGATAATCTTCTTATTCTTATCCATCGTCGGAATGTTCGTTGCAGTGAATCCTTGTTTATTGGATTAATGCAGCATTATGCCAAATGCGGTTTAGTTGATAAGGCGATTAACTTGTTTTATGATATGCCCAAGTTTAATTGTCAACGGAGTTTGGTGTCGTTTAATACTTTGCTTAATTTACTTGTCGATAATTGTCGCTTTTCTGATGCTGAGTGTTTGTTTGGGAGGAGTAAGGAGCTGGGTTTTCGGCTGAATTCGGTTTCGTATAATGTGATGATCAAGGGTTGGTTAGGGAGAGATGATTTGGGTGAGGCATGgaaggtgtttgatgaaatgcttgagagagaaattgagccTAGTGTTGTGAGTTATAATAGTTTGATTGGGTTTTTGTGTAAGAAGGGTGATGTGGCCAAGGGGATTAAGTTGCTTGATGATATGATTAAGAAAGGGAGGCATCCGAATGCGGTTACGTATGCTTTAGTGATGGAAGGGTTGTGTTCTTTGGGGAAGTATGGTGAAGCGAAGAAGATGATGTTTGATATGGAGTATAGAGCGTGTAAACCAAAGAttgttaatttgggggttttggttaCAGATCTTGCTCGAAAAGGAAAACTTGATGAAGCAAAAAGTTTTATTAttgaaatgaagaagaaaaagaagcttAAGGcggatgttgtgatttataatataTTGGTGAATTTTTTGTGTAAGGAAAGTAGAGTTGAGGAGGGTTATAAGGTGCTAGTTGATATGCAAATGAAAGGATGTGAGCCTAATGCAGCGACGTATAGGATGTTGGTTGATGGGTTTTGCCGAGTTGGTGAATATGCGAGGAGTTTGAGTATTCTTCATGCAATGCTTATGAGTCGCCATTGCCCTCGTTTGGAAAGCTTTAATACTTTAGTATCGGGGTTGCTGAGGGGTGGGAAGTTGGATGAGGCTTGTTTTCTTTTGGAAGAAATGGAAAAGAGGAATATGAGATGTCAACTTGAAACTTGGGAATCTATGGTTGCTGATGTCTGTGCTGTTAGCGATGATACTAATGCGCTTGTAAGTGAACTTTCTTCGGTCCATTCATAGGTTTTGAGAAGCAGCAACCCGTAATTTTACTTTACAAGAACTTCCCAAGTACTCCTTTGTCCCTTGCATTTTTTGATGCTAATAATGAATAATGATTGATGAGTTGGTGTCTTTAGCAGTTGGCATTTTGAGGTTTAGGTTTCCCAGTTCTAACCAATTCACCAGATATTGAATGCATAGAAGAGCAACTACTCCACTCTATCAACTCCATCTTATTATTCTTTCGGCTTTTCTAGTTCTTAGCTTCTTTATATAAACTCGAATGTACACTCTCACTTTCATCATCCAGTCTCCAAAGCAAGCCTGATTAACAAGCACCTCTTCTAATTACAGCACTAATTTTAAAATCACCAATGGCAATCCCCATCAagtcccaaatctttcatcttaCCCTAGCCTTACTTATTACATTTGCCACCTCAGCTCGAATCCTTGATGAAACAATCTCTCCTGTCCCCGAGCCATACAGCCCAGTTGATGACGATGCTGTTGCCCCTGTGAGTGGGTCTTCTGGTACTGCTGCCATCAGTGGTGGAGGTGCTTCTGGTACTGCCACTATCAATGGTGGTGGGGCTTTCGGTTCTGGTACTGCCACCACAAACGGTGTCGGGGCTTCTGGTTCTGCTTCTACCACTACCACTGGTGGTGGAGCCTCTGGTGCTGCTACAGTCTCTGGTGGTGGAGCCGGTGGAAGTGTTTTACCAGATGATGGGGCTTCTGGTGCGGGTACTGTCTCTAATGGGGGAGCTGCTGGTGTTGGAGCTGGAGCCGGTGCAAGTGTTGTACCAGATGGCGCCCACCCTGATTTAACCTTTTTCATGCACGACATTCTAGGTGGGACAAACCCTTCAGCCAAAGCTATCACTGGCATTGTGACGAACCCGGCTGTAAATGGCCAGGTCCCTTTTGCTAAGCCCAACGGTGCTGTCCTTCCCACAAATAATGGGCTCCCACAAAACAAGGGCAACAACGGGATCATCAATAACAACAATGTTCCTTTCCTTACCGGGCTTGGTGGTGTCAACCCAAATGTAATGCAAAACAATGGTAACAACAACAACTTCGTAGGAGGGTACGGATTTCCAGTTGTGAATGGTGCTCAGCTCTCTGCACAGACCTCCCTGCAGCAGCTCATGTTCGGGACAATGATAGCAATTGACGACGAGTTGACTGAAAGCCATGACCTTGGTTCAGGCATGATTGGCCGGGCCCAAGGGTATTATGTGTACAGCTCGGTTGATGGGAAGACCCAGACAATGGCTTTCACAACAATGTTCCAAGAAGGTGGCTACGTTGACAGCCTCAACTTCTTTGGGGTGCATCAGACATCTGTTTCCGAGTCTTTGGTTGCAGTTATGGGTGGGACCGGGAAATATGTGAGTGCCAAGGGATTTGCCCTTGTGAAAACACTTCCTGTTGCTCAGCACGAGACTGATGGATTGGAGACGGTCCTTGAGTTTAATGTCTACCTTACTCAGTAAAGTGTGTACATGATTTTAAATTATGTGGCGTTTGGTTTTAGTTTCGGAGTTTTATTTTAACTACGATTGCCTTGTAAAACAGAGGATTGTTTTCCTAATTTACAGTACTAATTCAATGCAGCCTTGTCCCTTACCAAACATCATATACAGAATTTGGAATTGGAATCGGTGTTCTTTCACTTGGCTGTCAAATCACCATCTTACAGGCTAAATGGAGTCTTGTTAATGGGCTAGGATAATCTTAATGTGAATAGTGATTTGGTATGGCAACCGCAGTTCATTCTGCCACAGTCGCCCTTCGTGGTCTTGGAAGACGGGACCTGAACACTATACAGTGTCCAAGCATTGTCTCTTGTATGAGTGTTCCACATTAATTAAGGAGAATAGTAGAATCACAGGTTTTTGGTGTGAAGACCACTACTTGGCTTAGAGCACTGTTTGTGGTATGGTGTTTTTTATGCTAATTTTGGATTAATTAGCCCATTTGGTATCGATAATTCAGTAAATAAGGTAAAGTAGTTGGTGATTTAAATTGTCCCTATCTGAATGATCAGTCAGTTTCCGACATACCATTAACTTTCCTGTGGCTTCCCCCATTTAGTTCATTCTTGAAATGTACCCAGTATTGACATGCACCGTCTCTGCACTCCAAGTAAGCAGATTTAGAAATTAGACATACAACTGCCACCCAATGATTTTTCCGCTTGGCAATGCGTCTGATTGACTACTGCGTCTCTGTTCAATTTGTTAGGGGCGGATAGGGTGTGCTGTATTTAACTGCACCAGCTTCTCTTTGTTTAATTACTTGTAATGTAAGTTATAGTTTATTATTTTTTGTGCGGTTGGTTTATGCTAATTGCTTGTAATCTCatttctcttggattgtttctgCAGTGAATCATACTGTTATATGACCTTCCGTTTTGTGCTCCAGATTAATATCCTGGTCAATTATATTGTGCGCTTGAGCCTTTCGCATTCAATACAAATTAGATTTATTTGCTTTTGTATGTAGATCATGTCAAAGAGAAGAAAGAAGCTCTTGGAAGTATTGAATGGAGATCGTCTAGTCAGTGCTCCCTACATGCTTGATTTCCTTGTGGATAAGAATTCTGAAGTCATTTGCAAGAAGTGGTTGACAAAGGATGACGTAGCTAAGTTCCGAGATGCAGTACTGAAAGATTACTACTTTCAGATGTATTATGATGAGTTGTCGATTTGGGGCTTTTTGGGTAAAGTTGACAAGGAAGGAAAGCTAGACCCTAGTGAGTACAAGTATTATCTATATAAGCACATTCATTTTCACATCCACTACAACTGGATTTCTTGCAACAATTACTGACGACTGATCCGGACTCCCTGGTGGACGTTACTGAGGCTAAAGACTTGAATGCAGATGTAGAGTTTATGTATACCGTGAAGTGGAAAGAGACGAACACTCCTTTTGAGAATCGAATGGATAAATATCCCCAGTCttcctctcttcctcatcatcttgAAATTCATTGGTTCTCCATAATAAACTCGTGTTACAGTGCTCTTGCTAACTGGATTTCTTGTAACAATTCTCATGCGTGTGCTCAAGAATGATTTTATCAAGTAAGAACTTATATATAACCTTCACTTTTGTATATATTAACAAAATTGCAAACATGGTTGACAAGTAGCTGTTTGTTTCAAGCCATGCTGTTGTTTACACTGGCTGTTTTCTGTTCTTGATGTTTAATATTACGGTTAGTGCTAATAATTTTGTTAATTTGGTGAAAAGGTATGCACATGATGAGGAAACGGCTGCAGACCAGGAAGAAACTGGATGGAAATATATATATTCACGGGGATGTCTTTAGATTCCCTTAGTACAAATCTGTCCTGGCAGCTGCTCTAGGATCGGGTACCCAGCTGTTTACTCTGTAAGTATTTGGTTAACTTTTGTTGTGTTTATGGACTGGGAGGAGCTGAAAACCTAACCCTGTCTTCTATTTGTTTGCAGCACGATTTTTATATTTCTCCTGGCACTAGTTGGGGTGTTTTATCTGTACAATTGAGGAGCACTATTCACAGCATTGGTCGTCATTTATGCTCTCACCTCTGGAATTTCGGGCAACACTGCAACGTCCTTTTATTGCCAGCTTGAAGGAGCTAATTGGGTATGCAATATATTTCACCCTATCACCTTTTAAATTGTGCTCATTTAAATAGAAGCCGGTGATTCTAAGAAATTTTGTAGCATAAGAAATTCCACTGACCATGGTACCGAAGAACCCTTACCCAGATGGCCATGGCTGGATTTTTGCCTTTCAGTGCAATTTATATAGAGCTGTACAACATTTTTGCTAGTGTATGGGGCCACAGAATTTACACAATATACAGTATTTTGTTCATCGTCTTCATTATTTTGATTATCGTCACAGCCTTCATCACAGTTGCTTTGACACACTTCCAACTTGCTGCTGAGGATCATGAATGGTGGTGGAGGTATGCTCTAAAATGCAAGTCTTTTCATCATCTGAGTGCTTTTATTAACTTTTGATTGTATTATTTTACGTTAGATCTCCCACCCTACATATCTTAATCACGGTATATTCTGCATGTTTCTTCTGTATCAATCTTTATCAACGAAATACGTGTGTGATTACAAAATCTATGTCGAGATGCTCTGTGTGGTCTATTGTGATTATGGACCTCGAGTTAGTCCAATATGTGCAACTATTTTGTTCACAAActaagggtaagattattggtagtcttgagacaagactttggtaagtct from Silene latifolia isolate original U9 population chromosome 2, ASM4854445v1, whole genome shotgun sequence encodes the following:
- the LOC141643532 gene encoding uncharacterized protein LOC141643532; amino-acid sequence: MAAKSVNPPSLTDLLNLLQTFFKVNKFSDARSHLLSYISKDSQNTLHKHLLHPSNQHPPPTRALLDTSIGAYSQLGNPHFALHVFKKMKRLKLKPKLQTCNTLLNSLVKYPSSHSLVTCKELFDDMGILGIIPNVKTFNILINGYCSEFRFKDAMDMLALMADFDCSPDNITYNTILDALCKKGRLNDVRDLLADMKGKGLLPNRNTYNILVHGYCKMGWLKEASQVIDLMMNNNLLPDVWTYNMLVAGSCNEGKIGEALRMKDEMHKLKLTPDVVTYNTLINGCLKCRDGDEAFRLLDEMTKVGVQKNAVTYNVIINWFCKDKKIDEATNALREMEESGLSPDCVTFNTLISAYCKAGNFGEAFKTMERMGRRGYKMDIFTLNTFLHSLCEEKKLDEAYELLHSASRRGYVLDEVSYGTLVAGYFKDDKEAVALKVWDEMKEKGIIPSIATYNSVIGGLCKTGKTDQAIGKLDELLENGLFPDEITYNTIIHGYCWESKLEQAFQFHNRMVENSFKPNVYTCNILLRGLCSDGMLEKAIKLFHTWISKGKEVDAVTYNTLIACLCKEGRFEDALELVNDMVNNKLEPDKYTYNAIFNALIGAGRTAEAEEFRESMIKTGKLSDQSLQPEKAEMDGTDVAGSEHVSCSRDLSKQINQLCVEGKYKEAMNIYEEASQEGIAVDKTTYFTLIEGLLKRRKGISKGPQPQ
- the LOC141643533 gene encoding uncharacterized protein LOC141643533 — translated: MFKFRALNLIPPLLFTQIRKLTTRTRTRARLRPRTRTQTRTQTRTRVDDQPLKRRKPKPIPIPFIADVKQLDNPDEALSLLHDYTKMGIKHDYPSYSCLLYKLARSRSFHLVDNLLILIHRRNVRCSESLFIGLMQHYAKCGLVDKAINLFYDMPKFNCQRSLVSFNTLLNLLVDNCRFSDAECLFGRSKELGFRLNSVSYNVMIKGWLGRDDLGEAWKVFDEMLEREIEPSVVSYNSLIGFLCKKGDVAKGIKLLDDMIKKGRHPNAVTYALVMEGLCSLGKYGEAKKMMFDMEYRACKPKIVNLGVLVTDLARKGKLDEAKSFIIEMKKKKKLKADVVIYNILVNFLCKESRVEEGYKVLVDMQMKGCEPNAATYRMLVDGFCRVGEYARSLSILHAMLMSRHCPRLESFNTLVSGLLRGGKLDEACFLLEEMEKRNMRCQLETWESMVADVCAVSDDTNALVSELSSVHS
- the LOC141643534 gene encoding dirigent protein 10-like, giving the protein MAIPIKSQIFHLTLALLITFATSARILDETISPVPEPYSPVDDDAVAPVSGSSGTAAISGGGASGTATINGGGAFGSGTATTNGVGASGSASTTTTGGGASGAATVSGGGAGGSVLPDDGASGAGTVSNGGAAGVGAGAGASVVPDGAHPDLTFFMHDILGGTNPSAKAITGIVTNPAVNGQVPFAKPNGAVLPTNNGLPQNKGNNGIINNNNVPFLTGLGGVNPNVMQNNGNNNNFVGGYGFPVVNGAQLSAQTSLQQLMFGTMIAIDDELTESHDLGSGMIGRAQGYYVYSSVDGKTQTMAFTTMFQEGGYVDSLNFFGVHQTSVSESLVAVMGGTGKYVSAKGFALVKTLPVAQHETDGLETVLEFNVYLTQ